The Vitis vinifera cultivar Pinot Noir 40024 chromosome 16, ASM3070453v1 DNA segment TCAATCTTATCATTCCATGTGTTTGTTTATAAATAAATCCAAACAACCAATTACTATCTACTAAAAAGCTAGATccccctatttttttttatttttttttatgatctcTTTATAGTATTGTATCACTACCCACAAAAAggtgaaataaattataatatgtcACATATATAATATGCTCTCAATTCtttatatttaacttaaatCTTATAGTTTTATTCTttgatctcattattttatattataattttatttatttataccttGCTCTATTATCAAACTATCTACGTCTTATCATAACACTTTGAATTATTAGGATTACAAATTCAATAAATACTAAATGGAGAATCTaagatttttccttttgtatatCCTCTAGTCCATGCATCTCATAGGCCAGGCTCAACGCTCAAGTCATTAATTATTAATAGACCATAGCCACCCACCGAGAGATGGGGCTTGATTGGCAGCAAATCATTAAAGAGGGTccattatttttccttcattccTTTGAAAACCGGCAGATTGTGATTTTGAGAATCTTGGATGGCATATCAGTAACTTCCTCGTATTCCAGTACACGACTCGACACCATCGGTTAGATAACATCACATGCAACTAGCTGTATTTAACTAGATTTTCCTCCCTGCAGAcgcctctctctttctcttaaTCCAAGttcttcttttgttgaaaacttcAAAGCATCTTTTCTCAGAGAGCTCTCCAAAAAAATCTTGGCTTCACACCTCACAAAGTCCATTCCAtccacattttctttttctttgaattcaCATGCAGTTTCAACcaagaaatcattttcaaagGAATTGGAATTCAACCTTCCATTGAATCCCAGTGCGTGTTGTTCTCATCTTCTAGCCACTTTTGGTCTGATCCCACCATACCAGATCATTAAAGCCTCTCCAATTACACTAAAAGGAAAAACCAGGGAATTCCCATATGATGGAAGATGACAAGAAGCTCAAGCTAATTCTAACACTGTGCTCGGCAGCATTTCTAGCGACTGTGTTGTGTTTCATCTACTTGTGTTGTAAACAAAGAAGGcagaatgaagatgatgagaAAGCAAGCTTGGAGTTGAAGGAAAgtgatgaagaaaataaagaaaatttggtaACTTTTGAAGGTGGCCAAGATCttactatatatgatatattggACGCGCCTGGTGAAGTGATTGGGAAGTCAAATTACGGAACTTTGTACAAGGCTAGTTTTACGGGAAGGAGGGCGGGGTCACTGAGGCTGCTTCGGTTTCTGAGGCCTGCTTGCAGCGGAAGAATGGAGGAAGTTGTTGGTGTGATTCATATGCTGGGGTGTATAAGGCATAATCGCTTGGTTCCACTTGAAGCGTTTTACGCAGGGCCTAAAGGTGAGAAGCTTCTTGTTCATCCATTTTACGGATATGGGAATCTGGCGCGCTTCATCAGAGGTAATTGAGTTCTCTTGCttccttgtttttgtttttgtctttgtttctGGAATGTATTGAGTTGAGTATAGTTTAGTTTTGGTTGCTGAGGGAGTCGAAGAACAGAGGAGGAACTGATGCTTTAGATCTTatggtttttgttgttttgatttCTGAGAAATGAAGAACCTGATTTGAGTTAGGATTTTCGTCGAttccaaagaaaattattagaaaCCTGAGAtcggagttttttttttcaatttctcacTCTGCTAAAAGCAAACAAGAATGAAATTTGATCTTACCTTTTTGGTTTCCAGTAAAGTAATGAAAATCTTAGAATTTTTGTCCGTTTTGTTTTCTCgtattttcttagcaaccaaacagagggtaATAATGTCTTTGCCTTTGTGATGAATTGGGTTTGTGGTGTTGATGGTAAGAAGGACATCCTCATTGAATAGAGAGAGATGGAAACAGAGTAACCATGCTTGATCTGGCTAGTCTACATCAGATGCCTAATAGACTgtcatttcctttctttaatTCGTACCCAACAAAAGGTAAGAAATATGGCGAGTAGGATAAAGTCCATGTCCAACATGAAAGGGAAAGCTAAGAATTCaggattttctttttaacttaaattttaaatctggTTTTAGGAAAAGAACTTCACAGAGACTCCATAGCATGTCCACTTTGATCTTTTGGATTTAAACACACCTAATAGATTCCTCATCTTTTGCATCTTTTGCTGTTTTCCCAATTTCAGTAATATCCCAATTGCTTTATCTATATGCACAGTGGTCCTGATATTCCTTCCTCGTTTAGGTTCACAATTCAGGTTTTCTTTCATCAGGTTCTTGTTTCATTTGGAAATTTGGTTGGTGGTCTGAGTAATTACTTTGGCCTCATTCATGCACCCCTAATTTGGGTTTGCTCAAACTGCACAAgaatttaatttggagtttttTCAGTTGAGTTTCCCAATCTTTCCAACTTtcaattcataatattttaagcAGAGAAGCTGTGTTTGTAATGTACAGATGGAAATGGAGAGTCTCACAAATGGGCAGTCATCTATAGAATATCTGTTGGTATTGCTCAAGGATTGGATCATCTCCACACAGGATTGCAGAAGCCTGTAATCCATGGAAATCTCAAGTCCAAGAACATACTTCTGGATCGAAATTTCCAACCTTACATCTCGGATTTTGGGCAACACCTCCTCTTGAATCCAAGTGCAGGACAAGAAATGCTTGAAAGTTGTGGAGCTCAGGGATACAGGGCTCCTGAGCTCATCAAAATGAAGGATGTATGCCAAGAGACTGATATCTACAGCCTTGGGGTAATATTACTTGAATTACTTACAGGGAGGGAACCCATCAATGAGAACCCATCAGCTGATGAGGATTTTTACTTGCCTAACTCAATCAgaaattgtggaccccgcatttcggctcaatgcgtttcccactcgatggcgagctcgatttttatttgaaaaaattgatttttattgattatttgaaaatgacttggagtcgccacttatttttgttttatttttaaagggtaaacaaaataagaaagaaaaaccctaagtgtgactccttgttttggaaaagattggtctacgaaaaaccggatcgggttcgggggtcaggttacttattgggaaggtacggtacggaccgtagcacccctctaagtccctaaagtcgggtctctactaataaaatgaagctgacgtggcaattgatgagtaaaacaatgaatacccaaatcgatcatgcacaatatgagaagtaaagcatgtataaagaattggcgaaatatgaatagatgcgCACCTGGACGACGAACCACAAGGCGCTATCAAAAACAGGGTTAATGA contains these protein-coding regions:
- the LOC100244014 gene encoding putative kinase-like protein TMKL1 — its product is MMEDDKKLKLILTLCSAAFLATVLCFIYLCCKQRRQNEDDEKASLELKESDEENKENLVTFEGGQDLTIYDILDAPGEVIGKSNYGTLYKASFTGRRAGSLRLLRFLRPACSGRMEEVVGVIHMLGCIRHNRLVPLEAFYAGPKGEKLLVHPFYGYGNLARFIRDGNGESHKWAVIYRISVGIAQGLDHLHTGLQKPVIHGNLKSKNILLDRNFQPYISDFGQHLLLNPSAGQEMLESCGAQGYRAPELIKMKDVCQETDIYSLGVILLELLTGREPINENPSADEDFYLPNSIRNCGPRISAQCVSHSMASSIFI